The genomic interval TCGCAAAAATTGTGCGTGAGTGGGGTGATGAACCCCAAGCGGCCGCCTGTTTCTTCGACGCGGACGTAGCGCGCCGGGCCGCCCGTGCGATCCGGCAAGTCGGTGAGGCGCCAATAGGAGGCGAGATCTTCGCGCACACGTGCAAGCGAGAGGAATTGGTCGGTACGATCTTCGTCGATCTCGCCGAGCGGCATGGTTTCGATCAAGGTGATGTCGTGGCCCCGCGCGTGGGCCCATTGGATGAGGTCCGGAATTTCATGCGCGTTGTCGTGCTTAAGCGCGACCGTGTTGATCTTGACCTTCAGCCCCGCCGCGACCGCGGCTTCGATACCGCCGAGCACGTCGCCGAGGCGATCGCGCCGGGCAATGCGGGCGAATGTCTCGCGATCGAATGAGTCGACCGACACGTTCACGCGCTTGACGCCGATGCGCGCCAAGTCTTGTGCGAAGTCAGCAAGTTGAACGCCATTCGTGGTGAGCGTGATTTCATCAAGCCCTTGGCCCAGATGACGCGACACCGCTTCAAGAAGGTCCAAAAAGCCGCGCCGAACCAAGGGCTCGCCGCCGGTAAAGCGGAGTCGTCGCACCCCACGCGCGACAAAGGCGGCGCACAGCCGATCAAGCTCGTCAATCGAAAGCAGATCCTTGCGCGGAAGAAAGCGCATGCGCTCGCTCATGCAATAGATGCAGCGCAGGTCACAACGATCCGTCACTGAAACGCGCAGATAGGAGATCGTGCGCCCGAAGGGATCGACAAGCGGCCTCATGCTGCGCGCTCCAGCGCCTCAAGTGCATCGCGTGTGTTGGCGTTGGCAAACGCGCGCACATCTTTGAAGTGAACGCGTCGGGCCCGATGGTCAGCGAGGAGCGCACGTACCGGAGGATGTCGACCGTCGACAAATTCCGCAGCAATGTA from Vitreimonas flagellata carries:
- the moaA gene encoding GTP 3',8-cyclase MoaA yields the protein MRPLVDPFGRTISYLRVSVTDRCDLRCIYCMSERMRFLPRKDLLSIDELDRLCAAFVARGVRRLRFTGGEPLVRRGFLDLLEAVSRHLGQGLDEITLTTNGVQLADFAQDLARIGVKRVNVSVDSFDRETFARIARRDRLGDVLGGIEAAVAAGLKVKINTVALKHDNAHEIPDLIQWAHARGHDITLIETMPLGEIDEDRTDQFLSLARVREDLASYWRLTDLPDRTGGPARYVRVEETGGRLGFITPLTHNFCEGCSRVRLTCTGRLYLCLGHETAADLRAPLRDDASDVSLQAAIDAAIALRPKGHDFQIERLRTPATERHMSVTGG